In Rosa chinensis cultivar Old Blush chromosome 1, RchiOBHm-V2, whole genome shotgun sequence, a genomic segment contains:
- the LOC112203928 gene encoding uncharacterized protein LOC112203928: MDKSWMHADRRSRKFQLGLAEFLKFASANASNERKIRCPCLKCCNTDGFSIGVIKDHIFWNGIDESYKNWRWHGAPSTSYMNSRMQGESETVNWEPASGVGKNDVDIGGSEDEEISEDSNEFLKYVEDGDKPLYPGCTKTTKLNGLIQTFNLKAKHGMTDACYSDMLIMNGGLLPEANEVPASLYEAEKTLSQLGMEYEKIHACPNDCILYRQQHVDAIICPTCGVSRWKLGKAKTEKEGILAKVLWYFPLIPRLKRLYQSANTSKNLTWHDHGRKKDGMMRHPADSLTWDLIDKTWPEFGNEPRNLRLALSSDGFNPHSSLSSRYSCWPVILVTYNLPSWLCMKRKYMMLTLLISGPKQPGNDIDVYLQPLIDDLKLL; the protein is encoded by the coding sequence ATGGATAAGTCGTGGATGCACGCCGATAGAAGATCACGGAAGTTTCAGCTAGGACTAGCAGAATTTTTAAAGTTTGCCTCAGCGAATGCCAGTAATGAAAGGAAGATACGTTGTCCTTGTTTAAAATGTTGCAACACTGATGGATTTTCCATTGGAGTTATTAAAGACCATATATTCTGGAATGGTATTGATGAGagttataagaattggaggtggcATGGAGCGCCTTCTACGTCTTACATGAATAGTAGAATGCAAGGCGAATCTGAAACTGTAAATTGGGAACCTGCTAGTGGGGTAGGGAAGAATGATGTAGATATAGGAGGAAGTGAGGATGAGGAGATATCTGAAGACTCAAATGAGTTTCTAAAGTATGTGGAGGATGGTGATAAGCCCTTGTACCCTGGTTGTACCAAGACAACCAAGTTGAATGGTTTGATTCAGACATTCAatctgaaagcaaagcatggaaTGACTGATGCTTGCTATTCCGACATGCTAATAATGAATGGGGGTTTGCTTCCTGAAGCGAATGAGGTTCCAGCCTCATTGTATGAGGCAGAAAAAACACTTAGTCAATTAGGGATGGAGTACGAAAAGATCCATGCATGTCCTAATGACTGCATCTTGTATAGACAGCAGCATGTAGATGCTATTATATGCCCCACTTGTGGTGTTTCACGGTGGAAATTGGGCAAGGCTAAAACAGAGAAAGAAGGGATTCTTGCCAAGGTATTATGGTACTTTCCATTAATCCCGAGGTTGAAACGATTGTACCAATCAGCAAACACATCTAAGAATCTGACTTGGCACGACCATGGCAGAAAAAAAGATGGGATGATGCGACATCCAGCTGATTCCCTAACCTGGGATTTAATTGATAAAACATGGCCAGAATTTGGGAATGAGCCTAGGAACCTCAGACTAGCCCTCTCATCTGATGGCTTTAACCCCCATAGTTCGCTAAGTAGCAGGTACTCTTGTTGGCCTGTTATACTTGTCACATATAATCTTCCTTCTTGGCTGTGTATGAAGAGGAAGTATATGATGTTGACGTTGTTAATATCTGGACCAAAACAACCTGGTAACGATATTGACGTCTATTTGCAACCCTTAATAGATGACTTGAAATTGTTATGA